The Syngnathoides biaculeatus isolate LvHL_M chromosome 16, ASM1980259v1, whole genome shotgun sequence DNA segment GCTGGATGCGGGCGCCGACCCGCGCACGGCGGGCAAGAAGAGACACACGCCGCTGCACAACGCCTGCGCAAACTGCTGCCCAGCCATCGTGGAGCTGCTGCTGCGGTACGGCGCCCAGGTGGATGTCAGCAACTGCGCGGGGTACACGCCCATGGATTGTGTGCTGCAGGTACGAAAACAGAAAGGCAAAAACATCCGTACAAGAAAGTAAACCACTGATTGTCCTTCAAGGTGCTGGAGGACTACTTAGACCAGCAACCTGAAGCAGTGGTGCGGACCCTCCTGAACCACGGAGCGAAACCAGTCCCACCAAAGGTTTGGAAAAGCTCCACTCGAAAcaaaagttattattttttcaaacaaagacCATTTCGAGCGTTCCACGGTGTTTTACCTTTCCGCGCAGTCGCTGTGGCAGTGCGTCGTCTCTCCCGCCACGTTGGAAGTGATTCTGAATTCCTACCCGCACATCCCGCCGTGCGACTGGCTGGACGGACGCCCTCTCGCGCAGGAGCAAGAGGGCTTCTTGGAGGTGGTCCGCCAGAGGAGCGGGCAGCCTCGCTCTCTGCAGCACCTCTGCCGACACGCGGTGCGGCGCCGCCTGGGGACGCTTTGCCACTCGCGAGTGGCCCGACTGGACGTCCCCGGCTCGGTCAGGGATTACCTGCTCCTGCGGAATGATGGGACCCTCCACTGAATGTTTTGGGCTTTTCATTTAAACGTGAAGAATTGAGATTAAGAGGACAGGGGGAAAAAACGGTTTTCTCGCTCTACGAGATTACGATGGTGGGAGCCAAGTGCGTGTACGTTCTTGGGGGCGGAATCAGGAAAAGTGGAAACCACAGAAGTCCAACAATATGCAGGGTTGCTCCGTTATTACTTCAGTCCAAGTCCCTCGTGCATGAAATTATCTATATGTACGTATCAGTTCCCTTGAGAAAGGTGTTTATTTCCATGTTTAGGTACATTACTGTATTTGGGATGTCAATTCTGCACTCAGTAAACATGAGGCTTCAACTTCCTGAATGTGTGGTGCTCGTCATTTTGTGCCGACTGTATCTAAAAAGTTACTTCCAATCTGAATTAGTTTCTCTTGAAATCAAGTAATTAGTAAAGTAACTAAGTCAGTAAGCAGTCAAGTCACCTTTTCAAGGTGGCTGCAGCAACAACAGTTCCAactatcgagctcgtgcacctacgtcaccgaaattacgtcactggccggaaatgccggtcaaacaaagcgttgttcaatgctaaatccattgagatgaaacgaaaatatggcttatagcacgacgcccagagttttgtccgataccgttaaacatttagaaggtgaccgtgaacgcagaagcgtactcggctacacgttaaccttttccTGACATCCATCGATCTATTCATAATCATTATTGTAATATCTTCATATTCCTGGTATTCCTCGTAAAATATGTTTGTGACCTGATCCCGATcgcattttaatttattttttcacgaATTTTAAGTAATTGCAGTTTTCGTATCACTATGTACTGGTTGGGTCAAACATGAGCCCAAGTAGTTCCTCTGGATATATGTACATagaaaaatgtgaacaaaatatataatcTTAAACAAAATGAGAGTTTATTGCAAAAATACCaattttaatttgttattttttaccCCACTTGTAGAAAAGTGGGCTACTGATACAaaaactccatttttttttaaattaaatgggggaaaaaattaaaatggccTCATGTCACAAACGTGTTTGATAAGAAATACCTGGAATATGAAAATATTACAACTCTTCGTTTGAAAATTTTGAAGAACAATCCAGTTCCTTGCTAAAAACGCATTGATTTGAATTGGGGACATTTTTGACCCCATTCTCGGAAGAGTGCAAGCATTGGTATATTGTGGATCCAATGTTTGAAATCTGCTTTAAAACTTTGTCAAGAGACGTTTTTTATGATGTAGATAAAATATATAAGGCGAAATAAAGTGTAAATATACTTGAGAACACGACGCGTCGTCTGTTCGCCGACGTCACCCCACCctttctcctgtgtgtgtggttttgagGAAGTAGCCACTTGCTAGCTGCTAGCATACGGAGGGTTCACCGTCAAACATGCTGTGATAAACCCTAACGCGCCAGGCCGGTAAGAAATAATCGTGTCGCCCACACTGACGTTGAGCGGCGGCTTGTTAAACGGGTGCGACGACGAATAAACGCGAAAAGGGAGCCACAAGAATGAAACGGCTCTTGGTTTTTAATGCAGCTCGGATTAGCTTGAGACGCTAACGCCGCTCGGTGTTGTTGACATAGTTTAACACTTTGACGGGAGTCACGATGTTGCCCACTCGCTGCTTTGCTCATCCGCGTTAAAACACGCCAATGGGATTTAAAACCAGTTTTGTATGCGTTCCTCCCGTCCAACGCCAAATAACCGATATTTGACGTCAATAAATTTGACGTTTTTTGGCCGTTTTGTATGGTTACTCTACTTCCGGGTTTGACTTTTCCCACTTTTTCCATTATGCATTTACTGCTATTTGTGATTTTACAATGATCGACGCACACATTATACCGTAATGTGCCATTAAAGACACATAATTGTTGGATAATTCAGTGGAAACAATTTTCATGTAATCACGAGATTATGTAACGAAAACAACAGATTTGTCACGAACACTGGATTAACAACACCCCACCCCAtctacatattttcaaaacgaCGGAATATGTCAATGAAACTACACATTTTGTAATACAAACTGCATACTATGcccaaaaataattacactAAAATTACCATGTcacaaaacattaattttcCCACGAAAAACTTGTCATATTAAAACTTATGCTATGAAAGATACTTATAAACACTTATGCTATGAAATATAGTTATTTTCTCACGAAAATTATTTGATAACTACTGCATATGTTGCCAAAGAACCCCAAGATACATTAAATTACACCTATATGAATATGCCATTTTGTCACTAAAACACTACTGTGTCCTGGAAACTATGTAATTTGTTACATTAATACTTTCTTTGCCACAAATAGTTTCCCACAGAAAGAAGATTGTCATGCAAACAATattattttgtcacaaaacacTGAATTAcaccaaaatgtaaaattttatttttctccaatATCGCTGACAAGAATGACATATTTCGTACCAAAATACCAGattttgtgacaaaaatacCAGCGAATATTAACGCCGTCCTTGCGCAGGACAAGAGGATGGCCGTGTGTGCACTGACCATGCTGGAGGGGATGGGCGGCGAGGCCACCGCGGCGGGCGGTGCCTTGCTGGTGGCCCTGGCTCTGGTCCTGGCCTGGCTTTCCACGCACGTGGCCGAGCGTGGTGACCACATCCTGGGCACCATCCTGACGGCGGGCGCGCGCGCCTCCCTCATCAGTGCGGGCGGCGACGCGGGCGGAAACCCCCAGCCTGACACACCCGAGCAGACGGCCTCTATCCAGCCCTCGTCGGAGAACAAGCCGGACGACAACGACGTTGACGAGGGGCTGCCGTCGGACGACGCGGACCTGCTCCTGGACATTCAGAGCAAAGCACCCCCAAGGAGAAGGATTCAAGGTTCggacgaggaggaagacgaTGACTACGGCGAAGACGAGGAGACGGAGGGGGTACATAAAAAAGACGTGTCTGCCACGCCGCCCTTTTGCGTACGACTTAAGTTTTTAAACGACACGGAGGAAGTGGCTGTCGTCAAGCCTCACCACACTGTGGACCAGCTCAAAAGGTTAGGCCACGCGTTTTGTCCAAatatttaccataattcccggcctacagagcgcacctggttataagcctctcccagtgcatttgtaaaggaaataccatttggtacatacatgggccgcagccttctaaaagccgcaagtgaatacattgaaaccgacatatttacaaacaaagacggtacagaAAGAGTTCAACACTAGCACTGCCACGCTAACGCGCTAGCACGGTAATGCTAACGCCGTCGCACTAACAGAGccgattaaaaagaaaaacatactggtaaaaatcactgagaaatggcagtaacacgctagcacagcgctaacagggccggatcggtaaaagtcacttcctcgccacatatattccaccggtctcactcttaccttttacgctcaagtgcccccttgtggcacaaaatccacaaattagccgtatcaccgcataaaccgcaggattgaaagcatgtggaaaaaagtcacagcttataggccggaaattacggtatgttcatatattttttcaaatacatattaTTGGTATGTCACCATGTCCTACAAGGGTTATAGGCTTTTTATTTGGAGAGATGTTTGGCGCGAGTACAGACTTTGACTTTGCACATCGATACCATTTTGACCAATGGCAGGGTTAATAAATTAAGAGATGTTTTAAATCAGCTAGTGATGTTGGTGCGAAATAGTATATGATAGTAATTTAAGGTGGAATACCATCTTCAACGATGCAGTGTTTGGTAACTCAAGCAtggtggtgttttgtttttttcccctgaaaggTAGTGATTTTGAATTTAGCAAAAAGATGGCAGTATTTTGCTGCAAAATACTAGATCTTGCTACATAAACAAAACTGTCACAAAAACTAAATTTTACCATGAAGAATACAGGCTTTGCCACGAAAAAGTAGATTAACAATAAATGCTAGTTTTAGAAAGagtaaaaacacaacaaatactgtaatttccagcctacagagcgcacctgattataagcctcacccagtacatttgtaaaggaaacatcatttggtacgtacataagccgcagctctctaaaacccgcaagtgcccatattgaaacccacattgaaacacgaggtatttacaaagaaagacggtacacagaaatagttttcaaagttgtaataccttagctttgcttaacgtagcaacaacaaggtagcacgaacagggctgtttaaaaaaataaacaaaaaaaaaaacagccacggcagctacacagtagaaATACGGTAGCACAgaactaacagggccggtttaaaaaaaacatacctaaaatcactgagacgcggcagtaacacagcagcaacacgctagcgtggtgctaacactagcgcagcgctaacaggacataccgataaaagtcacttcctcggcacatatgttccaccggtctcactctcaccttttccgctagaaaaaaaatccacaaatcagccacatcaccgcaggtttgaaagggtgtgaaaaaagtcacgccttatcggccggaaattacggtatttgtttttccatcaagTGGTAGGTCCTGCCCAAAAATTGGGTAATTTGCGAGTAGCAAATTGTAAATAGGCACAGGAATACTGTCATACTTTAACGTCTAATATTCCTGGAAAATATGTAATTTACCTTCTGGCTTTTCTCCCCGGTCAGTAAGTACTTCTCCGGGCGCGAGCATCAGATCAAGCTGATCTACCAAGGCCAACTCCTGCAGGACTCCAAGAGGACTCTGCTGTCCCTCAACGTGACTCACAACAGCGTCATCCACTGCCACGTCTCGCAGGCCCCGCGCGACGGGAACCCCGAAGCGGAGGCGGCGGGCTCCCCCCAAGGGGTGACCGCCGTCTCCGGGGGCCTGCGGGCAGCGGGCGTGGCCATCAGCACGGGCAGCCTGGTGGTGCCCGTGTTCGTGGTGATCCTGGCCGTGGTGTGGTACTTCCGCATCAACTACCGGCAGTTCTTCACCGCGCCTGCCACCATCTCCCTGGTGGGCGTCACAGTCTTCTTCAGCTTCCTCATCTTCGGCATGCACAGCCGCTGAAGAAAACTCAGCAGCACGTAACGTTAGAGCAAACTTCATATTTGAATCAATATGCTGAAAACCAaagaggggggggaaaaaaaaaaaaaaaaaagcagaagttCACCATTGTTCGGCGCCTTTTCCCATCCATCGTTTTACTTCCCTGTCATAAAACATCTTCGGGACCCCGTCAGGCAGTTTTTGGCTCACCTGCCTGAGATGCTGACAAACTATTATGAAGACAAAATTTTGTTGGTGGAGGTTTaacggaggaaaaaaaggactaAAATCTGTTATTAAGCTTTTATTTCTGCTTTCCGTTGTTTGAAGCTTCTTTTCCCTGTCAATTAttcaagatgatttttttttcctgtggcgTGTAGAAATTAATGTAAAGGCTGAGATACCGTAACGTGAAAGTATATCAGGCCTGGTGTCTTTCGTGTACAATGTTGTGTAtactgtgaaaataaaatgaaagattaATCTGGCacttaggaggaaaaaaaaaattggagtctGACGTCTCcaattaaaagcattaaaaaaatgtccacagtatttgtttatttacagACAGTAACACAGAACGGCGGCCGTAAGGCTTTTTTCTCCGTTTGATATTTCAGAGCTCACatcaccagaaaaaaacaacaaaacctcACAGGactataaaaatatacatatatttaaaatgtgagtTTACCTTGTCCACGTCgacaaccaccaccaccgctaCTACAgttaaatgtgcaaatatgagGTGTGTGCACGTGTGGTAAACAAGAACAATAACACATCACCATTCGGATCCTTTACATCAAATAATCAGGTCACAATCATCTTGACGAAACTCAAAATATATGCCGCACAATATACAAAAGGAGCATATTTTGACAAATAGCGGGCAGCAATACACCGTGGCGCGACCCCGTGTCAAGTCTTTTTGGGGTGTGGTGGCGACTCAAGGGAGATCCTATGTgccttttttggggtgtgtctTGTATTGGAGGAAGGcgtttttttcttccaggatgcattgttttatttatcttttgaaATATGACTTCCATTTGTCTTTCGGGGCACGGCAACTATTGTGGAGGCCTCTATTTTGAGGAAAGCTCTTTGTTTTGGGGTACAAGATCTATGACAAAAAGTTCTCTGGGTACGTTGTCTATTTGTCGTTGGAGGTTTGGCATCAACTGGAAGAAGATCTTTGTCTTTCGGGGTCAACCCGTAATTGGAGGAATACGTTTGTCTACCTTTTGTGTTATTGCGTCTATTCGAGGCAGAGGTCAATTTGTTCTTTTCTGCTCGGGCATCAGTTGGAGGGAGACGTTTGTCTTTTTCATCCGTCTCAGGGTACAATGTCTGTTGGGTCGAGGGGTTATTTGAATTTTGAGGGTGTGGGGCCTACGGAGGAGGGGTCTTTTTACCTTTTGGGGTCTggcatttatttgtgtttgtccTTGGCGTATGCCATTTATTGGATGGGAAGCATTTGTCTTTTGGGGTACTGTATCAGATGAGTTTTGGGGTATAGCATTTAGTGGAgaccactatttgaggaaatatatTACACAGAAGTCACCTGAAATACGCACAGCAGTCGAGAGAGCTGAGgaatgtgtgagagagagagattgttgCTGCACCTGAACGCATCATCCCAACCGGCTCATCCTCTCAAGTCGACAGAGACGTGGGGTAAAATGTCCTCCGGTGCTAGTTCAAGTTGTCGTAAATACTGGAAATAGATGGAGGAGCAGGAAGTTTGGGACGCTTTTTCTTAGCGGCCAAGTTCATGTTCATGTGTGAGACGCCGCCATTGCCGCCACTTGTCAGACTTCCGCTCGTTccttcgccgccgcctcccgccGTGCTGTTCAAAGCCAGCGTGGTTCGCTTCTTTTTCTTCGGCCTGCGAGCGTCCGAATGGTTGGTGCCTGCAAGGAGAGACGGAAGGAATGTGTGAAACATATCCAGGGACATTTTAGCCAATTAGAAGCTAAAACAAAGTCACTCCGGGGAAAAGCCACAAAGAACAATCGTGAATGGAGTAAAAAGTGAAACTTGAAGAGGCCGAGACATTAAAACGACAAAAATGGTGGACAGAAAGctaaaaaacattggaaaatgtactttataTACACTATGAACTAATGCATGTTcaaataaatggacaaaaactAAATGTATagataaatgagaaaaaaacagtaGTTCTTAAATCACTCGTTGTCAAActcaggcccgggggccagatttggcccgccacatgattttatgtggcccgcagagccaaatctagagcgccgattttcatgattctttcaaaatctgtaccaaaatttcaaaatgtcatcatcattaaacgatgaagttgagatattacaagcatttttgttaccaattgaaaaacacattgcccttgatttctgattccaaaactagttcataaattaatgACAcggttaaatatttgtattgtttcacagtcacaacagccctctgagggaagccggAACTACAACTAcaatgtttgacacccctgtcttaaataataaaaacaacaatacccaaaataaaaacaaaatataaataattaaataaacggtaaaaataatgaaaacaattggaaaattaaaacaattaaaaacaataataaacagaataaatgcataaaacacaatacaagtgattattattttttttttaaagtgaaaagATTATAGTGATTCTGTCCTAATGGCTCTGGATGAGGCAGAGACAATGggatgaacagaaaaaaatgaaagcaatgaaaaaaaatctaaagataaatatataaatgagcTGGTTAAAACAATACACCCAAAAATGCCCTAAGTAAGTCATTCCTTACTGGCTCTGGACGAGGCCGAGTCAGTGGGTGAAATCTCCGGCGAGTCCTCCCACTGCAGGCGGCTGATGAGGTTCTGAGCCCCGCCGCCGTCCCCTTGGAGCTCAAACGCGTCGCTCTCCGCTGTGGCGTCGGGCAGGGACGACCTGGTGATCACGGAAAACACAACCAGGTCAATTCGAGTTCTGCCCGTTGCAAATGAAACTTGGTACAATATGCTATGACGACGTGCTTTTGATGGTGTCTATTGTGTTATTTTTGACTTTCACTGCTGACTGGCCGGGAGACGTGATTGTTTATGGCGAGGCGTCCATTTTGAGTCACTGCTTGCATTATGAGAGCAAAGACGTGGAAAGGGCACACagtctttctctctcacacttattaaaacacacacacgcacactactACTGACAGTCCAGTTGCGATCATCAAATCCCTGAGGATGCAATGACCTGGATCAATGAGAATATTCACTGGAACACACTTCTACCCTCACGTGTTGTCGCACATACACT contains these protein-coding regions:
- the tmub2 gene encoding transmembrane and ubiquitin-like domain-containing protein 2; its protein translation is MAVCALTMLEGMGGEATAAGGALLVALALVLAWLSTHVAERGDHILGTILTAGARASLISAGGDAGGNPQPDTPEQTASIQPSSENKPDDNDVDEGLPSDDADLLLDIQSKAPPRRRIQGSDEEEDDDYGEDEETEGVHKKDVSATPPFCVRLKFLNDTEEVAVVKPHHTVDQLKSKYFSGREHQIKLIYQGQLLQDSKRTLLSLNVTHNSVIHCHVSQAPRDGNPEAEAAGSPQGVTAVSGGLRAAGVAISTGSLVVPVFVVILAVVWYFRINYRQFFTAPATISLVGVTVFFSFLIFGMHSR